In Parasedimentitalea marina, the following are encoded in one genomic region:
- a CDS encoding GDP-L-fucose synthase family protein: protein MSSKGTLFLTGGGGMVGRNIQDHPLAADWTIVAPRSSELDLTDAQAVTAFFAATKPDMVIHAAGRVGGIQANMAHPVAFLDQNTAMGRNVIMGALGAGVTRFVNLASTCMYPRAATNPLREEVILTGELEPTNEGYALAKIMATRLCQYIRKEDAAAQYKTLIPCNLFGLHDKFDPKHSHLVPAIIHKMHEAKRLGQASVEIWGDGTARREFMFAGDLADAVLRAADDIDMLPDLMNVGLGHDHTINEYYETVAEVVGWQGEFTHDLSKPVGMKQKLCDTTRQSAWGWQAPTSLRDGIAQTYRSYLESTAT, encoded by the coding sequence ATGAGCAGCAAGGGGACTTTGTTTCTGACCGGTGGCGGCGGCATGGTCGGGCGCAACATCCAGGACCACCCGCTGGCGGCGGACTGGACCATCGTTGCCCCGCGCAGTTCTGAGTTGGACCTGACCGATGCGCAGGCGGTGACCGCGTTTTTTGCGGCAACCAAACCAGACATGGTGATCCATGCGGCGGGCCGTGTTGGTGGTATCCAAGCCAATATGGCGCATCCGGTGGCCTTTCTGGACCAGAACACCGCGATGGGGCGCAATGTGATCATGGGTGCGCTTGGCGCCGGGGTGACGCGGTTTGTCAATCTGGCCTCGACCTGTATGTACCCGCGCGCGGCCACAAACCCGCTGCGGGAAGAGGTGATCCTGACCGGCGAGCTGGAACCCACCAACGAGGGATACGCGCTGGCCAAGATCATGGCGACGCGGCTGTGTCAGTACATTCGCAAAGAGGATGCGGCGGCGCAGTACAAGACGCTGATCCCCTGCAATCTGTTTGGCTTGCATGACAAATTTGATCCGAAACATTCGCACCTGGTGCCGGCCATCATTCACAAGATGCACGAGGCCAAGCGGCTGGGGCAGGCGAGCGTAGAAATTTGGGGCGACGGCACCGCGCGCCGTGAATTCATGTTTGCCGGTGATTTGGCCGATGCGGTGCTGCGCGCAGCAGATGACATCGACATGCTGCCGGATCTGATGAATGTCGGATTGGGCCATGACCATACCATCAACGAATATTACGAAACCGTGGCGGAAGTGGTGGGCTGGCAGGGTGAATTTACCCATGACCTTAGCAAACCTGTCGGAATGAAGCAGAAGCTTTGTGATACTACACGTCAATCAGCATGGGGCTGGCAGGCGCCGACCTCGTTGCGCGACGGGATCGCGCAGACCTATCGCTCTTATTTGGAAAGCACAGCCACATGA
- the gmd gene encoding GDP-mannose 4,6-dehydratase, which translates to MSKIALITGVTGQDGSYLAEFLLEKGYEVHGIKRRASSFNTQRVDHIYQDPHIDHAKFKLHYGDLSDSSNLTRILKEVQPDEVYNLGAQSHVAVSFDAPEYTADVDAMGTLRLLEAIRFLGLEKKTRFYQASTSELYGLVQETPQTETTPFHPRSPYAVAKMYAYWITVNYREAYGMYACNGILFNHESPRRGETFVTRKITRGLANMAQGLEPCLYMGNIDSLRDWGHAKDYVRMQWMMLQQDAPDDFVIATGVQYSVRDFINWSAAELGITLDFSGSGVDEIATVSAISGDEAPGLSVGDVILRIDPRYFRPAEVETLLGDPTKAKEKLGWVPETTVQEMCAEMVREDLKAAKRARVLKDHGYDLPVTRGE; encoded by the coding sequence ATGAGCAAGATAGCACTTATCACCGGCGTGACCGGTCAGGACGGCTCTTATCTGGCGGAATTCCTGTTGGAAAAAGGCTATGAGGTGCATGGCATCAAACGCCGGGCCTCGTCGTTCAACACCCAGCGGGTGGATCATATCTATCAGGATCCGCATATCGACCACGCCAAGTTCAAATTGCATTACGGCGATCTGAGCGACAGTTCGAACCTGACCCGGATCCTCAAAGAGGTGCAGCCGGACGAGGTCTATAATCTGGGCGCACAAAGCCACGTTGCCGTCAGTTTCGATGCGCCGGAATACACCGCCGACGTCGATGCCATGGGCACCCTGCGTCTGCTTGAGGCGATCCGGTTTTTGGGGCTGGAGAAAAAGACCCGGTTCTATCAGGCCTCGACCTCGGAACTGTATGGCTTGGTGCAGGAAACCCCGCAGACTGAAACCACGCCGTTCCATCCGCGCAGCCCCTATGCTGTGGCCAAGATGTATGCCTATTGGATCACGGTGAACTACCGTGAGGCCTATGGCATGTATGCCTGCAACGGCATCCTGTTCAACCACGAGAGCCCACGCCGGGGCGAGACCTTTGTCACCCGCAAGATCACCCGCGGTCTGGCCAATATGGCGCAGGGGCTGGAGCCCTGTCTGTATATGGGCAATATCGACAGTCTGCGCGACTGGGGCCATGCCAAAGACTATGTGCGGATGCAATGGATGATGCTGCAACAGGATGCACCGGATGATTTTGTCATCGCCACCGGCGTGCAATATTCCGTGCGCGACTTTATCAACTGGTCCGCCGCCGAGCTGGGTATCACGCTGGACTTTAGCGGCAGCGGCGTTGATGAGATCGCCACAGTGTCCGCAATCTCCGGTGACGAGGCACCGGGCTTGAGCGTGGGTGATGTGATTTTGCGGATCGATCCGCGCTATTTCCGCCCTGCCGAAGTTGAGACCCTGTTGGGTGATCCCACTAAGGCCAAAGAAAAGCTGGGTTGGGTGCCAGAGACCACGGTGCAAGAGATGTGCGCGGAAATGGTCCGCGAAGACCTTAAGGCGGCCAAGCGGGCGCGGGTGCTGAAAGACCACGGTTATGACTTGCCAGTGACGCGCGGAGAATAA